In Gossypium hirsutum isolate 1008001.06 chromosome D01, Gossypium_hirsutum_v2.1, whole genome shotgun sequence, the genomic window ACAAAATGAGATTTGGAGTGAGAACCAGTTTAAAAGGGCAACGGTAAGTACCCCTTGTTGACTACAATGCATAAAATATCaagaaataaaagtaataattttCCTCTGGAAGTATACATAATGTAATGAAAACCTACAATGAAATGAATCCCATCCCCTCCTATAATATAATGGTCCCTATCCTAGAGAAATGAAGTTAAAAGAGTCGTTGGCATGAGCAAGAAATGGCGATTGTGATGGTGAAGGTTACAGCAATTGCGTGTGATCCGAACACGTGGGGGAAAATGGAGGGTGATGCTGCACTTTCGTCCAATGCACCTTCGTATACCATTGTGCCGTTGATTAGAGTCGTTGTTGATGGTGTTTCCGTGTTCTGCCCTTCTGATGATGATTTCTGGCTGCCATTTTACATACCAGAAAACTAACCGTTAAAAAACCCCCACCCAAAATTAATGCAACGTAACATCTTTCCCCCGACCTTCACTTGAGACACGAAACTACAATAATAGATTCTTTGTATCAGAATCGGATTGATGTACTAGAAAATTGCCAAAATACCTCTCTtctgattttatatattttttaattagaactttattataacacttttaactatttaattagatatttagaGTAAAGACAAAACAAACAAACTCAATAAgggttgaaatttaaaataagatcGGATTTGAAAGAACAAGTTGGAAGAGAAAAAAATGGGGAGTTGCTATCTCTATGAGAAAATGCGCCAAAAGCCGACATAACTTAAAAGATGATGGCAAGTTATTGGTTTTCCCAGAGCCACGTGAAAAGTTCACTCTATTAAGGCTTTAACACAAGTTTCAATTTTCGGAGGGATTAAAAGATTTTACCTGGTGTTCGGCGAAGGGCAGAAAGTAATGGTGTAATCAGCTTTGGCACATGTAAATGTGCTGCTTTTATCATCATACGCATAGCTGTAGGCGCGTGGGCAAGCTCTCTTAAACACCTCCGAGTACGATGACGCCTTGCAAGTGTCCGGTGTCCCATACGCACCGCTGCAACAGTACTGAGGCTGGCGGAAGGCCTCGCAAGCACTCTTGCATGCCACCCCATCTCCGCCCTCTCTCTTCATCACCTTCAGCTCTGAAGGACACGAGTCATTTAGATCCACCACGCAGCCAGTGTAGGTACAGTTTTGCCCTGTGCCGCCCTGGGGAACCACCAGCATAGGGACGTTGTAACCGTCAACCAAACTCACATCGAAAAAATCAAGACCCCCGGCACCGTCCAAGGTAAATTCAGCCAAAGTGGCAGGCGGAGCAGCGCCGTTCCCTGAACATTCTAGCTTCCCGGAAGCACAATCGCCCGTCAAACATGAGAATTTACCGGCGGAATCTAGGGAGCAATGGGTCCTTCCCCAAAAACGACCTCCCCATGATGCCGGGGCGCTAATGGTTTTGGATTCACCTCTTCGGAGAGTGAAACCTGTGGTGGAAATTGTGGAAACGCCCGCGTTTGAGAGAACTCCAGGCCATACCACGTAATTGCATTTGTTTACTATGGTAAAGCTTGTTCCTTGCACTCCTGTTCACAGTGTAATGAAAaccagtaaaaaaaaaaagtgaaaccaAAATCTGATAGTTAACTAAAAAAACTGATGAAACATCATTCAATGTTCCCGAAATGAAATTACCTGATATAAAGGAATGTGATAGAAGAAGAGCACAAACAGCAGCAAGAAATGTAATTTGAGCCATGAAGAGGATGAAGTTGGGGGGATAGGCAAATTTCAACATTCTTCCTTGTTTAGAAATTGTGACATTCTTCAATGGagatatatatagatatttgTGGTTATTAAGCTTTCGGAAACAAACGTCAATGATTGTGGACCAAACTAAAAAGTAAGTTGCTACTGTGTACTCTACCGGATTTTGAGATGAGCTGCTGAGTTTGGTtgagattttaattttatttcctcCAACTTGATATTTACATGTAAAATTTTgtgaataaatacaaaaatagtgGTTTAGAAATAGAAGGCTCTACAACAAATTAAGTGTTCTTTTCGACACTGCAAGAGATGGAcacccaaagaaaaaaaaaatactgaCATCAATAATGCATAACTGTTCTTTTCACCGTATTGGTTGGTCAGCAGAACATGCTTGATGGCCTCTATGATTTTGCAATTTCTACGACTTTAATCGTATGCAATATAAAATGCATAAGAAAATGAACTTAACTACGGTACAAAATAATGATATTACAGATCATATTAATCAAAACTCTCTTCTGTAGTCAATTGCTTGGCGAGAGTACGAAGAAAACGGGTGAGGGACTTTCTGGCACTCCTTACTGCTGCTTCTATTTTTGCCTTCTCTTCTTCACTAACATTTTGGCTTTGTTCTTGACTCGTTTGCACTCTTCGAACAAGTTTACGCAATTCCTGTCAAAGCAACACAACTCGATTAAAAATCAATACAGCAAGATATCGAGCAACTTTGCAGGACAAACAGAGCAGCAGCAGCTTGGGATGACAAGCTGCACTCAGCCGTTGCCATGCTCAAAGGAAAGGCTCTTATTTCAATTATTCCTTGGATAGCTTGAAATTTCCTATCAGATTTGGCTCAGAATTGGCAACAAGGGAAGTGGTAGGATAGCACGGAATATGAATCAAATTAGGCTCAGAACTGGCAACAATGGCAGTGGTACTTCTCTATAAACTATCAATGATGCAGTATGCTTATGGCTTGCATGCTGGTCTAATGAGCACTGCAACATATTCAATCATCTTTCTAATGCCTGGGGTTTAAATCCCTCTACGTTCAAGTCAGTTGAGATGCTCTAAGTTGTGTATCTAGAGGACTGCGTACCAGTAGCAGTTTAACAGCTTCTTGGATAAATAAAGTCTGTTACTTatccaaaataacataaaagcaaataaaaaataaacaacaatTTGACTTTTGAGCGATGCAACATTTAAATTGTTCATGCAGGACAGTGAAGCAATTTGAAGGTGAAGAATTTAGATGAATTTGCTTGCCTAACTAGCCTCCTGCCTCCAATGGTACATATTGATCAAAGCAAGGTTCTCAATTTGCTTTAAAATTCCGGTTTAGCACATTCTTGATTCAAAGATATTTCGAAACAAATGAGAAACAGTTTACTTGGTTTGCTTACCTGACGGTCAAAATCGACACTGCTAACTGAAAATACTTCATTAGTAATTTCAATGTCCTTGCTGATCAACCCATCAAACCATCTATTTGCAGTGTTAACAAACTCCTGTGACTGCTGCATGTAAAAAAAATAGCACATATAGTAAGAGAATATACATGTAAGTGTAATCAGTTTAAGCCTACAATAAGTCTTCAAATCAAAACTTGAATTACACTATATTCAAATTGATcgtcatcatcatcttcttcttcttcatcttcttcttcaatgATTTGTGTCTCTGAACCAGCTAAAGCCTGCAATGTTTTCTGGTCACCTACTTTTGTAGCCTGGATCAAGACTTCCATCAATTCAGGCTCTACTTCTCTCAGCAGTTTCCCTAACACAAAATATAAGTATAACGCATTAACCGCAATCCATAAAGGAACGCGAATCGATTGACTTCCAATATACTTTTCTTACCAATATAATTGAACTGCCTTCGCTTTCCCTCTCGAACATCAGGCCCTAGTCTCTGCAACAAAAACACGAACACCTTGTCTACAATAACACATTTTCCAACGAACTACAAAGAAGCTTCAGAATTATAAAACTTGCACTTCCTTAAGTACCTTAACTAGCATTAAAGCATCGAAAACATCTTGTTCGAGAGAAGAGGCTCTAAACATCCACGCCgcaaaagaattaaaataaacaaagatgTTAGCTTTCAGTATTATACCATTtgatttgaaaagtttaaaaatgtTGTTTTCTAATAAATATATGTTTGTAGATTGCACTGTACCTGaggataagtttgatttgagggGTTGAGAAGGAAGCGAGGTCCATGCCCCAACGGACGGCGCGACGGGCCTCGCGCTTCTTCTGGTTGCGGCTCTTCTTAACATCGGATTCCGAGTCGTCGCTGATTTCGTTTTCTCTGAGATCAGATGTAGATGGGGCATTGGGTAATCTGGTTCCGCGCGGGCGGAGACGAGCGTTCCGACGGGAGGAAGTTGAAGTGGCGAAAGAGAAACAATGGACAGGAGTTTTAGTTGATACTGTTAGTATCCGAGAGCAGCAGTGGTACTGCTGCTGCAGCTGCAATGGCGGCCATTGCCTTAGAGACCGTATCAACCGTGCCATGCTCCGGTAACAGTTGCCAGGCCGCCTGGAGGAAGACAATGATAGTATATGGTATTGGTAAATCGTTAAAGTTGCGACACGCCTCCTCGTTTATCTTTTCTTACAGATAATTCGCTGTAGGCCCAAACTAGGGGGAATGGATATCTTGTCTATTGGATGGTGTTAGCAGTTGGGCTTGGGCATCAAAGCTAAAACCAAACGGACTTTTACAAGATCCAGTAGAAAGGAATTGACTCCACATTCAAATTTGAACCATACGACCTGTTTTGAGGTAAGAATTGACGAGTTGAGCTGATAATTCAACTTCTAAAATCAAAAAGTCATCAAATAAATGGCGCAAAGCGAAGGGACAAAATAAGTAGACTTCTATCTGCCCATTGTATAAGTTAGAAGATTGCCTGTTTACAGGCAGTTTAGACGGGGTTGGAGTTGGGATCGTCAGGTAGTGGTTGAAGGCGACGCTCTCAGTGTTATTAAAGAAGTCCAAAACGAAGAAGAAGATAGATcattattaagttgttatatTTCTGATATAAGATTCTTTAAGTAAAAGATTTGACACATGCTGGTTCAAGAAAATTTCTAGAACAGGAAATAGAGCGCACATGTAGTTGTAAGAGAGGGTTTGAAGCGAAATGAATCCACTTACCTAGAAGGCCGGATGCCGAGGTCAGTGATAATGGCGGTGGAGGAGGATGACAAGAGGCTTGGATCTGCCATAGAGAGGAAAAAGTTTCGggaatttttcttttttggcaGAGGAACAGTTTCATTAAAGAGGAGTCTTGGTACTTGACTCGTCTTGGAGGCGGgccttttatgtttttttgggCTAAGTATGAAAAGTCTATTTGGACTTGTAATGTGTGTACAGAATAGATTTTCTTTGGAAATGCTCAACTCAAATGTGCCAATGTTAGATTGTCACAGAAAGTATGAAGAATGACAGTGCAGTAATTTGAAAGTAAAGCATAAATGATAAAGAACCCATAAATTCATGAAGTAGAATAAAGAAATATTAATAACAGATAAAGAATTATAGAAAAGAGAAGGAACATGAGAAGAGAAAGAGAGCTTGTGAGTGTAACACTCGATTTAATCATCATTGATAACATGAGAATGATAGAGCAGCACCTAGGCTACTTATAAGAGTTCAGGTGTTTTAGATACatcaataacaaaaaaatagCAAACGAGCTATAGCTGTACCACTCGTTATAACAACCATAACAGACTTAATTGATAAACCAGAAACCAAATGGGCCGTTAACAGAAATGCTAAACCAGAAATGGGCTAGAACAAGGTAGACGGTTTCTCACAAGCATTTTAACAAACACCTTGCAATCATAGGCGGTGAGTAAGCTATGTTGTGCTTAACTCAAACATATCATCGAACACCTGAAGGTCATTCTTACTACCTGATATTCCCCCTATTTTCTCCTTCTCTGAGAAAACAACAGCAGTGGATATGAGCAAAGTTGACATAATCCAAGCTTTGATCGCAGCGCAACAAATTGAGATTCACTTAAAGGTTTAGTGAATAAATCTGCAACTTGATTGTGTACAGCAACATGATTGATTTGAAGGTCACCCTTTACTACTTTTTTTCGGACAAAATGGAGGTCAAGCTCGACATGTTTCATCTTTAAATGTAGAACAGGATTTGCCGATATCTGGGCTACTCTAGAATTATCATACCATACGTTGGAATCCCACAACACTGTTCTTCAAGATCAATAAGAAGATAAAAGAACCAAGCGATATCCGTCGCAGTATTGGCGACACTTCTAAATTCTGCCTCGGATGTGGAACGTGACACCACATGCTGCTTCTTGGATGATCAACCAACAAGGTTGCCATCTATGTAAATGCAGAAACCAGAAGTAGACCTCCTATCTTCGATAGAGCTACCCCAATCCGAGTCTGAAAAGGTTGTAACATCAACCTGATCCGTTGGAGTGTAGTACAGACCAAACTCAAGAGTTCCTTGGAGGTATCGTAGCACTCGTATGACTGCCATCCAGTGCTTGTCAGTTGGAGAGTGCATGTACTGACTGCGTTTATTTACAGTAAAGGCTATATCAGGTCGGGTAAGACAGGCGTATTGAAGCCCACCCACAATGCTTCTATATAAAATAGCCTTGGATGTAGGTAGCAATTGACCATCAGTTGAAGTAAGAGTAGGAGACACGATCATTGGAGTGGGAACCGAGGTAGTAGAGGTCATATCAGTACGGTTGATTAAATCACGAATGTACTTTTTCTGCAATAGATGTAAAGTGTCATTATGTCTATGCACTACCACTTCAAGAAAATAATGCAGAGGTCCCAAATCCTTAAGAGAAAATGACGTGTTTAACTGATGGATAACATCATTTAGTTTCTTCGAATTACTACCAGTGggaataatatcatcaacatacatcAAGCACCATAtcctagtttcttctctttgacGTGTAAATAAAGAAGTGTGAGCACATAAAG contains:
- the LOC107940633 gene encoding uncharacterized protein isoform X1, which translates into the protein MARLIRSLRQWPPLQLQQQYHCCSRILTVSTKTPVHCFSFATSTSSRRNARLRPRGTRLPNAPSTSDLRENEISDDSESDVKKSRNQKKREARRAVRWGMDLASFSTPQIKLILRASSLEQDVFDALMLVKVFVFLLQRLGPDVREGKRRQFNYIGKLLREVEPELMEVLIQATKVGDQKTLQALAGSETQIIEEEDEEEEDDDDDQFEYSQSQEFVNTANRWFDGLISKDIEITNEVFSVSSVDFDRQELRKLVRRVQTSQEQSQNVSEEEKAKIEAAVRSARKSLTRFLRTLAKQLTTEESFD
- the LOC107940633 gene encoding UPF0307 protein ECA0281 isoform X4; translated protein: MARLIRSLRQWPPLQLQQQYHCCSRILTVSTKTPVHCFSFATSTSSRRNARLRPRGTRLPNAPSTSDLRENEISDDSESDVKKSRNQKKREARRAVRWGMDLASFSTPQIKLILRASSLEQDVFDALMLVKRLGPDVREGKRRQFNYIGKLLREVEPELMEVLIQATKVGDQKTLQALAGSETQIIEEEDEEEEDDDDDQFEYSSQEFVNTANRWFDGLISKDIEITNEVFSVSSVDFDRQELRKLVRRVQTSQEQSQNVSEEEKAKIEAAVRSARKSLTRFLRTLAKQLTTEESFD
- the LOC107940632 gene encoding pathogenesis-related thaumatin-like protein 3.5 isoform X2 yields the protein MLKFAYPPNFILFMAQITFLAAVCALLLSHSFISGVQGTSFTIVNKCNYVVWPGVLSNAGVSTISTTGFTLRRGESKTISAPASWGGRFWGRTHCSLDSAGKFSCLTGDCASGKLECSGNGAAPPATLAEFTLDGAGGLDFFDVSLVDGYNVPMLVVPQGGTGQNCTYTGCVVDLNDSCPSELKVMKREGGDGVACKSACEAFRQPQYCCSGAYGTPDTCKASSYSEVFKRACPRAYSYAYDDKSSTFTCAKADYTITFCPSPNTSFVSQVKVGGKMLRCINFGWGFFNG
- the LOC107940632 gene encoding pathogenesis-related thaumatin-like protein 3.5 isoform X1; its protein translation is MLKFAYPPNFILFMAQITFLAAVCALLLSHSFISGVQGTSFTIVNKCNYVVWPGVLSNAGVSTISTTGFTLRRGESKTISAPASWGGRFWGRTHCSLDSAGKFSCLTGDCASGKLECSGNGAAPPATLAEFTLDGAGGLDFFDVSLVDGYNVPMLVVPQGGTGQNCTYTGCVVDLNDSCPSELKVMKREGGDGVACKSACEAFRQPQYCCSGAYGTPDTCKASSYSEVFKRACPRAYSYAYDDKSSTFTCAKADYTITFCPSPNTSQKSSSEGQNTETPSTTTLINGTMVYEGALDESAASPSIFPHVFGSHAIAVTFTITIAISCSCQRLF
- the LOC107940633 gene encoding UPF0307 protein ECA0281 isoform X3, with the translated sequence MARLIRSLRQWPPLQLQQQYHCCSRILTVSTKTPVHCFSFATSTSSRRNARLRPRGTRLPNAPSTSDLRENEISDDSESDVKKSRNQKKREARRAVRWGMDLASFSTPQIKLILRASSLEQDVFDALMLVKRLGPDVREGKRRQFNYIGKLLREVEPELMEVLIQATKVGDQKTLQALAGSETQIIEEEDEEEEDDDDDQFEYSQSQEFVNTANRWFDGLISKDIEITNEVFSVSSVDFDRQELRKLVRRVQTSQEQSQNVSEEEKAKIEAAVRSARKSLTRFLRTLAKQLTTEESFD
- the LOC107940633 gene encoding uncharacterized protein isoform X2 codes for the protein MARLIRSLRQWPPLQLQQQYHCCSRILTVSTKTPVHCFSFATSTSSRRNARLRPRGTRLPNAPSTSDLRENEISDDSESDVKKSRNQKKREARRAVRWGMDLASFSTPQIKLILRASSLEQDVFDALMLVKVFVFLLQRLGPDVREGKRRQFNYIGKLLREVEPELMEVLIQATKVGDQKTLQALAGSETQIIEEEDEEEEDDDDDQFEYSSQEFVNTANRWFDGLISKDIEITNEVFSVSSVDFDRQELRKLVRRVQTSQEQSQNVSEEEKAKIEAAVRSARKSLTRFLRTLAKQLTTEESFD